Proteins from a single region of Nitrospirota bacterium:
- a CDS encoding efflux RND transporter periplasmic adaptor subunit has product MKKNLILSIFLILELFLPITLSAADNQTAADTDESTIEITDSQRQLIGVKVVEAKKKQFTKTIRTVGTMEYDQQRLATVNTKTEGWIEKLYVDYTGRYVKKGEPMAEIYSPELVATQQEFLNLLRWAKNTHGSNNTTNSTQSSYSDMLAKDTDSIVAAAKMRLKFWDITDAQIKKLQEKGQVTKTVTIFSPVSGFVTEKRVVQGMKVMPGEKFFDVADLSTLWLIADIYENELPFIKAGQTADITMSSFPGKVIKSKLDYIYPGISADTRTAKVRFVIKNPDGLLKPQMYAGVELAINLGERLSVPEDAVLDTGKRQVVFVDKGEGNYAPRIVKVGIKADAMVEITAGLKLGDRVASGAAFLIDSEAQLKGVGK; this is encoded by the coding sequence ATGAAAAAAAATCTTATTCTTTCAATTTTTCTTATTCTTGAGTTATTTCTGCCTATAACCCTTAGTGCGGCAGACAACCAAACAGCGGCAGATACCGATGAGTCAACAATAGAGATTACTGACTCTCAGCGGCAGCTTATAGGCGTAAAAGTGGTGGAGGCCAAAAAGAAACAATTTACAAAAACCATAAGAACCGTCGGCACGATGGAGTATGACCAACAGAGGCTTGCCACGGTTAATACCAAAACCGAGGGCTGGATAGAGAAGCTCTACGTGGATTACACCGGACGGTATGTCAAAAAAGGTGAGCCAATGGCGGAAATCTACAGCCCCGAACTTGTAGCCACTCAACAAGAGTTTTTAAACCTTTTGAGATGGGCCAAAAACACACATGGCTCAAATAACACCACTAATTCCACACAATCTTCATACTCAGATATGCTTGCCAAAGACACTGACTCAATAGTGGCGGCTGCCAAAATGAGGCTTAAGTTTTGGGATATAACAGATGCCCAGATTAAAAAACTTCAGGAAAAGGGACAGGTCACTAAAACAGTAACAATCTTTAGTCCGGTTAGCGGCTTTGTTACAGAGAAGCGGGTTGTGCAGGGAATGAAGGTGATGCCCGGTGAGAAATTCTTTGATGTTGCAGACCTTTCCACCCTGTGGCTTATTGCGGATATTTACGAAAATGAACTCCCGTTCATTAAAGCCGGTCAAACTGCTGATATAACGATGAGTTCATTTCCCGGCAAGGTGATAAAGTCTAAACTTGACTACATTTACCCTGGCATATCGGCAGATACGCGGACGGCTAAGGTGCGGTTTGTTATAAAAAATCCGGATGGGCTTCTTAAGCCTCAAATGTACGCTGGTGTTGAGCTTGCGATAAATCTGGGAGAGCGTTTGTCGGTGCCGGAGGATGCCGTCCTTGATACCGGTAAGCGGCAGGTGGTATTTGTGGATAAGGGAGAGGGTAACTACGCCCCCCGCATTGTTAAAGTTGGAATCAAGGCTGATGCAATGGTGGAAATCACTGCGGGACTGAAGCTCGGTGACCGTGTTGCCTCCGGGGCCGCATTCCTTATTGACTCTGAGGCTCAACTGAAAGGTGTTGGGAAGTGA